GTCAATAACGCCGGCCTCGCCATCCGGCAGCGGTTCACCGACTCCACGGAGAAGGAGTGGAAGGCGCAGATCGACACCTGCCTTTATGGCGCCATCCATCTTGCGCACGCGGCCATCCCGCATCTTGAAAAGGCGGGCGACGGGCGCCTCATCGCCATCGTCGGCGACTCCTCGCGTGTGGGCGAATCCGGCCTCGCCATCGTGGCGGCGGCGCGGGCGGGCACCATCGCCCTCATGAAGTCGCTGGCCCGGGAACTGGGCCGCAGCGGCGTGACGGCCAACACGGTTTCCCTGGGTCTCGTCGAGACCGCCCATGATCGCTCCTGGGTGGAAGCCAATCGCGACAAGCTCACCAAATTCTATCCACTGCGCCGTCTCGGCCAGCCGGAGGACATAGCGCCCACGGTGGCCCTGCTCGCCTCGCCGAAGGGGTCGTGGATCACCGGGCAGGTGATCTCCATCTCCGGCGGCTTCTGCATGGTGTGACGACAGCCGCGCACAAGAACGCGGTGATCGAAGGGGAGGAA
The nucleotide sequence above comes from Xanthobacter flavus. Encoded proteins:
- a CDS encoding SDR family NAD(P)-dependent oxidoreductase yields the protein MDLNLKGKVALVTGGARDVGREISLALAAEGATVALNYRNSAEEAQAVVDEIRALGGEAKAYKADVADFTSVKAMVDAIVTDFGGLNIVVNNAGLAIRQRFTDSTEKEWKAQIDTCLYGAIHLAHAAIPHLEKAGDGRLIAIVGDSSRVGESGLAIVAAARAGTIALMKSLARELGRSGVTANTVSLGLVETAHDRSWVEANRDKLTKFYPLRRLGQPEDIAPTVALLASPKGSWITGQVISISGGFCMV